From a region of the Triticum aestivum cultivar Chinese Spring chromosome 7D, IWGSC CS RefSeq v2.1, whole genome shotgun sequence genome:
- the LOC123165464 gene encoding LRR receptor-like serine/threonine-protein kinase GSO2, giving the protein MAAAATAARALSRLLPLLLLMVLAVAARDEGELRALAALRAALDPAGRVLGSWARAGDPCGGGFVGVACDREGRVTAVSLQGRGLSGTLPPAVAGLRRLRGLYLHYNGLKGPIPREIGGLSELADLYLDVNHLSGPVPAEIAAMANLQVLQLGYNQLTGSIPPQLGNLNKLAVLALQSNQLTGAIPATLGDLTQLTRVDLSFNNLFGSIPSKIADVPSLEVFDVRNNTLSGSVPAGLKRLNGGFQYVNNKGLCGAEFISLDLCTSTEDGLRPSKPEPFGPDGTVKTGQVPQSVDPHTTKSAKASAGVLIVGVLAVVIGAAFCGIFAFSYYRRQKQKIGSSLEVSDSRLSTDHFQQKEACRRSASPLISVEYSNGWDTMSGGGCGSSGEVGDSFRFNLEEVECATQYFSEVNLLGKSGFAATFKGILRDGSVVAVKSLNKTSCKQEESDFLRGLKTLTMLRHENLVGLRGFCCSRGRGECFLVYDFMVNGCLSHYLDVKEGSEASVLDWPTRVSIIRGIAKGIEYLHSKKSNKPSLVHQNISAEKILLDQHFAPRLSVPGLHKLLADDVVFSTLKASAAMGYLAPEYANTGRFTEKSDVFAFGIVVLQVITGRRAVSQVKIGTATSDLEGLIDPSLGGIFSRTEAAKLAEVAAHCTSEAASQRPMMDAVVQQLSG; this is encoded by the exons AtggctgccgccgccaccgccgcgcgcGCGCTCTCCCGCCTCCTCCCGCTCCTTCTCCTGATGGTTCTTGCTGTGGCGGCGAGGGACGAGGGGGAGCTGCGGGCGCTGGCGGCGCTGAGGGCGGCGCTGGACCCGGCGGGCCGGGTGCTGGGCTCGTGGGCCCGGGCCGGGGACCCctgcggcggcggcttcgtcgGCGTCGCCTGCGACCGCGAGGGCCGCGTCACGGCCGTCTCGCTGCAGGGCCGCGGCCTCTCCGGCACCCTCCCGCCGGCCGTCGCCGGGCTGCGCCGCCTCCGGGGGCTCTACCTGCACTACAACGGCCTCAAGGGCCCCATCCCCCGGGAGATTGGCGGCCTCTCCGAGCTCGCCGACCTCTACCTCGACGTCAACCACCTCTCCGGCCCCGTGCCCGCCGAGATTGCCGCCATGGCGAATCTCCAAG TGTTGCAGCTGGGCTACAACCAGCTGACAGGCAGCATACCGCCCCAGCTAGGCAACCTAAACAAGCTTGCTGTTCTTGCGCTGCAGTCCAACCAGCTGACCGGAGCCATTCCGGCAACCCTCGGCGACCTGACTCAGCTGACTCGGGTCGATCTGAGCTTCAACAACCTATTTGGCTCGATCCCTTCAAAGATCGCAGATGTTCCATCGCTCGAGGTCTTCGATGTTCGCAATAACACTCTGTCAGGGAGTGTCCCTGCTG GATTGAAGAGACTGAATGGAGGGTTCCAGTATGTGAATAACAAGGGGCTTTGTGGAGCAGAGTTCATTTCTCTTGATCTTTGTACCTCTACAGAGGATGGGCTGAGGCCTAGCAAGCCTGAGCCTTTTGGCCCGGATGGCACTGTCAAGACAGGGCAAGTACCCCAGTCGGTGGATCCACACACGACGAAATCTGCAAAGGCCTCTGCAGGAGTTCTTATTGTGGGTGTTCTTGCCGTGGTCATCGGTGCGGCATTCTGTGGAATATTTGCATTCTCGTATTATCGCCGGCAGAAGCAAAAGATTGGCAGTTCGCTGGAGGTTTCTGATAGCAGGCTCAGCACTGACCATTTCCAGCAGAAGGAAGCCTGCCGAAGGAGTGCTTCTCCTCTGATCAGTGTGGAGTACTCAAATGGATGGGACACTATGTCAGGTGGAGGCTGCGGATCATCCGGTGAGGTTGGCGACAGCTTCAGGTTCAACCTTGAGGAGGTCGAGTGTGCGACTCAGTACTTTTCTGAGGTTAACTTGCTAGGTAAGAGCGGCTTTGCTGCGACGTTCAAGGGGATACTGAGGGATGGGTCTGTTGTCGCGGTTAAGAGCCTCAATAAGACAAGTTGCAAGCAAGAGGAGTCTGATTTCCTGAGAGGCCTGAAGACGCTCACCATGTTGCGACATGAGAACCTTGTTGGCTTGAGGGGCTTCTGCTGCTCCAGGGGGAGGGGGGAGTGCTTTCTTGTGTATGACTTCATGGTTAATGGGTGCTTGTCGCATTATCTCGATGTTAAGGAAGGGTCTGAAGCTAGTGTTCTTGATTGGCCTACAAGAGTTTCCATCATCAGAGGCATTGCAAAAG GTATTGAGTACCTACACAGCAAGAAGAGCAACAAGCCATCACTGGTACACCAGAACATTTCGGCTGAGAAAATTCTTCTTGACCAACATTTCGCCCCACGGCTGTCCGTCCCAGGACTACACAAGCTCCTTGCCGACGATGTTGTCTTCTCAACTCTGAAGGCCAGTGCAGCTATGGGGTATCTTGCCCCTGAGTACGCCAACACGGGACGCTTCACCGAGAAGAGCGACGTCTTTGCCTTTGGGATTGTTGTTCTCCAGGTCATCACAGGCAGAAGGGCCGTCTCACAAGTGAAGATAGGCACTGCTACCAGCGACCTCGAAGGCCTGATAGATCCCAGCCTCGGCGGCATCTTCTCGAGGACCGAGGCTGCCAAGCTTGCAGAGGTTGCCGCACATTGCACAAGCGAAGCGGCGAGCCAGAGGCCGATGATGGATGCTGTGGTTCAGCAACTCAGCGGCTGA